The stretch of DNA GGCGTCGCTGTGAACCTCGCTGTGATCTTCATGTGCCATCTCGGAAGGGGACCGTACCGATGAGCCGCCGATACGACTGTGCAGACGCCGGAGAGCGCGCCACCGGGCTGCGCGAGGCCGCATCCGCGATCCGCCGGGGCGAGCAGGTGGTGATCCCCACCGACACGCTGTACGGCATCGGCGCGGACGCCTTCAACGCGGAGGCCGTGGCCGGCCTGCTGGCCGCCAAGGGCCGGGGCCGGAACATGCCCTCGCCGGTGCTGGTCGGCTCGCCGACCACCCTGCACGGCCTGGTCACCGACTTCTCCGAGCAGGCCTGGGAGCTGGTCGACGCCTTCTGGCCCGGCGGGCTGACCCTGGTCGCCAAGCACCAGCCCTCGCTCCGCTGGGACCTGGGCGAGACCCGGGGCACCGTGGCCGTCCGGATGCCGCTGCACCCGGTCGCCCTGGAGCTGCTCAACACCACCGGCCCGCTGGCCGTCTCCAGCGCCAACAAGACCGGCGGGCCCTCGCCCGCCACCTGCGACGAGGCCTTCGAGCAGCTCGGTGAGGCCGTCTCGGTCTACCTGGACGGCGGGGTCGCCAACTTCTCCCAGGCCTCCTCGATCGTCGACGTCACGGGCAAGGTCCCGGTCCTGCTGCGGGCCGGCGCGGTCAGCGTCGAGCAGCTGAGGGAGGTCATCCCGGACCTGGAGGCCGGCAGTTGACGGCGGCCTCGCTGCACGGAGTGGGCTCCGGCCCGCTCCCCGGCATACCCGGCTACGTCGCCGTCGCCCCCAGGCCGGTGGACACCTTCCGGATCCTGTTCGTCTGCACCGGCAACGTCTGCCGCTCGCCGATCGCGGAGCGGCTGACCCGGCATGAGCTCCGGGCCCGGCTGGACGGCTCGCTGGCCGGCCGGATCCTGGTCGAGAGCGCCGGCACCTGGGGCCACGAGGGCGCCCCGATGGAGGCGCACGCCGCCACCGTGCTCGGTGAGTACGGCGTGGACAGCGGCGGCTTCGTCGGCCGCGAGCTGCTGGACGAGCACGTGGTCGGCGCCGACCTGGTGCTGACCGCGACGCTGGACCACCGCGCGCAGGTCATCTCGATGGGCCACGCGGCGGGTCTGCGGACCTTCACGCTCAAGGAGTTCACCCGGCTGGTGCGGCGGATCGACCCGTCCACCCTGCCGGACGCCCGGAGCGGGGCCCAGGTGGCCGAGCGGGCCCGGGCGCTGGTCCGTGCCGCCGCAGCCCTGCGGGGCTGGCTGCTCGCCTCCTCGCCGGAGTCGGACGAGGTCGACGATCCGTACGGGGCGCCGATCGGGATGTTCCGGAACTGCGGCGAGGAGATATTCGACGCCCTGGACCCGGTGGTGACGGCCCTGACCGGGGTGGGGCGCTAGCCACCGGGGGCGCGGGGCCCCTCTTGATTGACTACGCGCGCGGGATGGGCTCTACGGGGTGCACGGTTGCGCGCGCAGTTCCCCGCGCCCCTGTTGTGGTTGCTCTGAGCGGTTTGGCTCTCTCGGCGTAGCTGACGGGCCGGAAGGTGGGCCCGGTCATACGCTGGAGGGGATCCTGCCCCGCCGCCGTCCGGGAGTGCCGCCATGATCGTCACCGATTCCGCTGTCGGGTGGGAGGCTCCGCCGGCCCTGGTGAGCGCTGATCCGGAGCTGGCCGACCTGTTGGGGGCCGAGGCCGTCCGCCGCTCGGAGACGCTGCAGTTGCTGGCGGGGGAGAACGTGACCAGCCCGGCCGTGCTGGCGGCCCTGGCCGGGCCGCTGGTGGACAAGTACGCCGAGGGGTACCCGGGGCGTCGGCACCACACCGGGTGCGCGTTGGCGGATGCCGCCGAGCTGCTGGCGGTGGAGCGGGCCGAGCGGCTGTTCGCCGCCGAGCACGCCAACGTCCAACCGAGGTCGGCGACTTCGGCGATGCTCGCGGTGTACGCGGCGCTGCTGCGGCCGGGTGACGTGGTGCTGGCGATGTCGCTGGAGCACGGCGGGCACCTCAGCTGCGGGTCGCGGGCGAACTTCTCCGGGCGGTGGTTCGACTTCGTCGGCTACGGGGTGGGGGAGCAGAGCGGGCTGGTCGACCTCGACCAGGTGCGCGAGCTGGCCAAGGTGCACCGGCCGAAGGCGATCGTGGCGGGCGGCATCTCGTACCCGCGTGAGCTGGACTGGGCGGGCTTCCGGGAGATCGCCGACGAGGTGGACGCCTACCTGATCGCCTCGGCGGCCCAGATCACCGGTCTGGTGGCGGCCGGGGTGGCGGCCTCCCCGGTGCCGTACGCCGACGTGACGGTGGCGGCCACCCACAAGCTGCTGCGGGGGCCGCGGGGTGGCCTGCTGCTGACCGGGCGCGAGCTCGCGGACCGGATCGACCGGGCGGTCTTCCCGTTCTCGCAGGGCGGCGCCGCGATGAACGAGGTGGCCGGCAAGGCCGTCGCGCTCGCGCAGGCGGGTACGCCGGAGTTCGGCGCGTACGTGCGGCGCGCGGTGGCCGGTGCACGCTCCCTGGCGGGCGCCCTGGGGGCGGCCGGGGCCCGTCCGCTGACGGGAGGCACCGACACCCATCTGGTGACCGCCGACGTCTCCCCGCTCGGCCTGACCGGCCTGGAGGCCGAGCGCCGCTGCGCGGCGGCCGGGCTGATGCTGGGCAAGTGCGCGATCCCGTACGACCCGGCGCCGGCCGCCGAGACCTCCGGCATCCGGCTGGGCACGGGGGCGGTGGCGGCCCAGGGGATGGCGGAGGAGGGCTTCGCGGAGCTGGGGGAGCTGCTGGTCGCGGCGTTGACCGGAGTGGACGCGGCGAGCGCGGGTAGCCGAGTACGGGAGGTGGCCCGGGCGCTGGCCACCGGGTGAGCTGCCGGGATCTTGCGGTCCGGTTCTTCCGTTTCGCGCAGTTCCCCGCGCCCCTGGTGGTGAACCGGGTGCACAAGGTCTGCGTCCAACTGAATAAGGTGTGCACCGTGGCGACGCACCTCGAATCCCGGACAGGCACGGGAGTACCCTCCGTACTCACCCGTCGGACCGTCGCGAAGGAGGCCGGCCGTGCGTGAATACCTGCTGGTGCTCTTCACGACGGCGGCCGTGACGTACCTGCTGACCGGGCCGGTGCGGAAGTTCGCCATCGCCGCCGGCGCGATGCCGGCCGTGCGGGCGCGCGACGTGCACCGGGAGCCGACGCCCCGCCTCGGCGGGATCGCGATGTTCGGCGGGCTCTGCGCCGGGCTGCTGGTCGCCTCCCAACTGACGCACCTCGGACGGATGTTCGTGCAGAGCGCGGACGTCAAGGCGCTGCTCTCGGGCGCGGGCATCATGTGGGTGCTCGGGGTGCTCGACGACAAGTGGGGCGTGGACGCACTGGTGAAGCTCGGCGGTCAGATGATCGCCGCCGGTGTGATGGTCTGGCAGGGCGTCACGGTGATCTCGATCCCGGTGCCCGGCTTCCAGACGGTGACCCTGTCGCCCACCCAGGGGATGATCATTTCGGTAACCCTGGTCGTCGTCATGGTGAACGCCGTGAACTTCATCGACGGCCTGGACGGCCTGGCGGCGGGCATGGTCTGCATCGCCGCGATGGCGTTCTTCCTCTACTCGTACCGGCTCTGGTACGGCTACGGGATCTCCGACGCGGCCCCCGCCGTGCTGTTCAGCGCGCTGCTGATCGGCATGTGCCTGGGCTTCCTGCCGCACAATCTGCACCCGGCCCGGATCTTCATGGGCGACTCGGGCTCGATGATGCTCGGCCTGATGCTGGCCGTCTCGGCGATCTCGATCACCGGCCGCGTCGACCCCGACCTGGTGACCGCGCAGACCGGCGGCTCGCAGACCGCCGCGATCCACGTGCTGGTGCCGATCTACATCCCGCTGCTGCTGCCGCTGACCGTCATCGCGCTGCCGCTGGCCGACCTGCTGCTCGCCGTGGTGCGCCGCACCTGGGCCGGCAAGTCGCCCTTCGCGGCGGACAAGCAGCACCTGCACCACCGCCTGCTCGAGGTCGGCCACTCGCACAGCCGGGCCGTGCTGATCATGTACTTCTGGGCCGCGCTGATCGCCTTCGGCACGGTGGCCGTCTCGATCACCAACACCGCCCGGGCCGTGGTGCTGGCCTTCGCCGGGCTCTGCCTGGTGGGCATCGTGGTGCTGCTGATGCCGCGCTTCCGCCCGCACGCCCCGCGCGCGGTGCAGGCCTTCGTGCCCCCGCGCTACCGCAAGCCGGAGCCGGCGGAGCCGGTCGCGCCGGCCATGGCGGAGCTCTCGGCGGAGGACAAAGAGCTGCTCGGACGGCTCGGCACCGGGGCCCACGCGATCGGCAGCAACCGTGCGGAGCGCGGGAACTGACGATCCGTCAACCCGACACGCCGCAGCCACGGCACGGTTGACCCCTCGGTGTGACAGGTACCACACCTTCATGGTAAAGCTCTAATCAAATAGTTTGTGATACCGTTCACGAGTACCGAGAATGCGCCGAAAGACCCAACGGGTAGAGGACTTACGTCCCCGGCGCCCCCCGAGTGCCGCTGCCCCCCTGTTTCATCGACATGCCGCCGGAGTTGCCGACATGCCGTCCCACGACGCCCGGATCCCCCTCCGTGGCGCCGCAATCCCCACTGCGGTCGCCGGGGTTGCCGCCATTGCCATCTCCGGTGCAGTGGTGGGCTCCAAGGGCGCGATCGGTGCGGCAGCAGCGCTCCTGGTGGTACTCGCCTTCTTCGCCTCAGGCCAGGTCGCCCTCGACCGGCTGACGCGGAACAACCCGCAGATGATGATGGCCGCCGGGCTGCTGGTGTACACCACGCAGATCCTGCTGATCGGCGTCGTCCTCGCGTTGTTCAAGAACACCACGCTCTTCGACACCAAGACCTTCGGTCTCACCGTGCTCGGCTGCGCCCTGATCTGGACGGGTTTCCAGGTCCGCGCCGGCATGAAGGCCAAGATCTACTACGTCCAGCCCGGCCCCGAGCCTGAACGGAAGTCGAAGTCCGGGCGTCAACCGTGACGTCTGACGGCTGTCCCCCGCCCGAGGGGGGCGGTGTTTATGCCGCACTGACGGGCTGCTATCGTCCGTCGCAACAACGAAGTACGGGAAGAGGCCTGGTCCCTCCGCCAGCCGGACGGATCGCCCCCCGCACTCGTAGAGCCTTCGAAGATCCCGCAGCCTTCTCTCAGGCCGCGCCGGGTCGGCGAGATCCCCAACAAGTCCCAGTGCCGTTCCGTGGCCCCAGGCCGCGCCGACACACCGAGGTTGCCGTAACCATGCGTCATGACGAAGGAGTCTGTGGTGGGTGCTGACGTGACTACGCAGCTTGCCTCTGAGGCCGGGTGCCACCTGAACTCCGGCTGCGGCTTCCCCGCCCCCGGCCTGAACGAGTTCGACTTCAAGCCGATCTTCTCGATCGGCAGCGTCGACTTCACCAAGCCGATGCTGCTGTCGATCATCTGCGCGCTGCTCGTCGTGGGCTTCTTCTGGGCCGCCTTCGCCAAGCCGAAGCTGCTCCCGGGCAAGCTCCAGCTGGTCGGCGAGATCGGGTACGACTTCGTCAAGCGGAGCATCGTGCTGGAGACGATCGGCAAGAAGGGCGAGAAGTACGTCCCGATGCTGGTCTCGATGTTCTTCTTCGTGTGGATCATGAACATCATGTCCATCATCCCGTTCGCCCAGTTCCCGGTGATGTCCCGGATCGCGTTCCCGGTCGGGCTCGCGCTGGTCGTGTGGATCACGTACATGACGCTCACCTTCAAGAAGCACGGCTTCGTGGGCGGTCTGAAGAACCTCTGCTGGCCGTCGGGCATCCCCGGCTGGGTCATGTTCATCCTGGTGCCGATCGAGTTCTTCTCGAACATCTTCGTGCGCC from Kitasatospora sp. MMS16-BH015 encodes:
- a CDS encoding L-threonylcarbamoyladenylate synthase, whose protein sequence is MSRRYDCADAGERATGLREAASAIRRGEQVVIPTDTLYGIGADAFNAEAVAGLLAAKGRGRNMPSPVLVGSPTTLHGLVTDFSEQAWELVDAFWPGGLTLVAKHQPSLRWDLGETRGTVAVRMPLHPVALELLNTTGPLAVSSANKTGGPSPATCDEAFEQLGEAVSVYLDGGVANFSQASSIVDVTGKVPVLLRAGAVSVEQLREVIPDLEAGS
- a CDS encoding protein-tyrosine-phosphatase, translated to MPGYVAVAPRPVDTFRILFVCTGNVCRSPIAERLTRHELRARLDGSLAGRILVESAGTWGHEGAPMEAHAATVLGEYGVDSGGFVGRELLDEHVVGADLVLTATLDHRAQVISMGHAAGLRTFTLKEFTRLVRRIDPSTLPDARSGAQVAERARALVRAAAALRGWLLASSPESDEVDDPYGAPIGMFRNCGEEIFDALDPVVTALTGVGR
- the glyA gene encoding serine hydroxymethyltransferase; the encoded protein is MIVTDSAVGWEAPPALVSADPELADLLGAEAVRRSETLQLLAGENVTSPAVLAALAGPLVDKYAEGYPGRRHHTGCALADAAELLAVERAERLFAAEHANVQPRSATSAMLAVYAALLRPGDVVLAMSLEHGGHLSCGSRANFSGRWFDFVGYGVGEQSGLVDLDQVRELAKVHRPKAIVAGGISYPRELDWAGFREIADEVDAYLIASAAQITGLVAAGVAASPVPYADVTVAATHKLLRGPRGGLLLTGRELADRIDRAVFPFSQGGAAMNEVAGKAVALAQAGTPEFGAYVRRAVAGARSLAGALGAAGARPLTGGTDTHLVTADVSPLGLTGLEAERRCAAAGLMLGKCAIPYDPAPAAETSGIRLGTGAVAAQGMAEEGFAELGELLVAALTGVDAASAGSRVREVARALATG
- a CDS encoding MraY family glycosyltransferase, with amino-acid sequence MREYLLVLFTTAAVTYLLTGPVRKFAIAAGAMPAVRARDVHREPTPRLGGIAMFGGLCAGLLVASQLTHLGRMFVQSADVKALLSGAGIMWVLGVLDDKWGVDALVKLGGQMIAAGVMVWQGVTVISIPVPGFQTVTLSPTQGMIISVTLVVVMVNAVNFIDGLDGLAAGMVCIAAMAFFLYSYRLWYGYGISDAAPAVLFSALLIGMCLGFLPHNLHPARIFMGDSGSMMLGLMLAVSAISITGRVDPDLVTAQTGGSQTAAIHVLVPIYIPLLLPLTVIALPLADLLLAVVRRTWAGKSPFAADKQHLHHRLLEVGHSHSRAVLIMYFWAALIAFGTVAVSITNTARAVVLAFAGLCLVGIVVLLMPRFRPHAPRAVQAFVPPRYRKPEPAEPVAPAMAELSAEDKELLGRLGTGAHAIGSNRAERGN
- the atpB gene encoding F0F1 ATP synthase subunit A → MTKESVVGADVTTQLASEAGCHLNSGCGFPAPGLNEFDFKPIFSIGSVDFTKPMLLSIICALLVVGFFWAAFAKPKLLPGKLQLVGEIGYDFVKRSIVLETIGKKGEKYVPMLVSMFFFVWIMNIMSIIPFAQFPVMSRIAFPVGLALVVWITYMTLTFKKHGFVGGLKNLCWPSGIPGWVMFILVPIEFFSNIFVRPFTLAVRAFANMFAGHLLIVMFSVASWYLLSPSIGALYGSVSFVVAAALTAFELLVQFLQAYIFVMLASSYIAGALEEAH